A region of Toxorhynchites rutilus septentrionalis strain SRP chromosome 1, ASM2978413v1, whole genome shotgun sequence DNA encodes the following proteins:
- the LOC129768744 gene encoding isocitrate dehydrogenase [NADP], mitochondrial-like, with amino-acid sequence MVRSLVKFAKLVGSNYNATAVQTLSVTAIRQKSSDARIQAVKPVVEMDGDEMTRIIWQFIKEKLIFPYVKVECLYYDLGLPYRDQTNDQVTIDAAHAVAKHNVGIKCATITPDEQRVEEFKLKKMWLSPNGTIRNILGGTVFREPILCSNIPRLVPGWTKPIIIGRHAHGDQYKALDFVVSKPGTVKLVYTADDGTVQEYDLYKYKAGGVAMGMYNTDESITAFAHSSFQVALSKKWPLYLSTKNTILKRYDGRFKDIFQEIYEKDYKKQFDEANIWYEHRLIDDMVAQALKSDGEFVWSCKNYDGDVQSDIVAQGYGSLGLMTSVLMCPDGKTIESEAAHGTVTRHYREHQKGRPTSTNPIASIFAWTRGLEHRAKLDNTPDLGRFSNALERACIECVESGKMTKDLAICIHGAKNTKEGMYLNTQDFLEAISEQLERSWKKK; translated from the exons GCTCCGATGCACGAATTCAAGCTGTCAAACCGGTCGTTGAAATGGACGGTGATGAAATGACCAGAATTATCTGGCAGTTTATCAAGGAAAAGCTTATTTTTCCCTACGTTAAG GTCGAGTGTCTGTATTATGACCTGGGATTGCCCTACAGGGATCAAACTAACGATCAGGTTACAATCGATGCCGCCCATGCTGTGGCGAAGCACAACGTTGGCATAAAATGTGCTACCATTACTCCGGACGAACAACGCGTGGAGGAATTCAAGCTCAAGAAGATGTGGCTCAGCCCCAATGGGACAATTCGTAACATCCTGGGTGGAACTGTATTCCGCGAACCGATATTGTGTAGTAATATTCCACGCTTGGTGCCCGGTTGGACCAAACCAATTATTATTGGTCGTCACGCTCATGGTGATCAGTACAAAGCGCTGGATTTTGTAGTGTCTAAACCGGGAACTGTTAAGCTTGTTTACACTGCTGATGATGGTACTGTTCAAGAGTATGATCTTTACAAGTATAAAGCTGGCGGTGTAGCCATGGGTATGTACAATACCGACGAGTCAATTACGGCGTTCGCTCATTCATCTTTCCAAGTTGCGTTGAGCAAAAAGTGGCCTTTGTATCTTTCtacaaaaaatactattttgAAGCGTTACGACGGTCGTTTCAAGGATATCTTCCAGGAAATTTATGAAAA AGATTATAAAAAACAATTCGACGAAGCTAACATTTGGTACGAACATCGTCTCATTGACGACATGGTAGCACAGGCGCTTAAGTCTGACGGAGAATTTGTATGGTCCTGCAAAAACTACGATGGCGACGTTCAGTCAGATATTGTTGCCCAAGGCTATGGATCGCTTGGTCTAATGACTTCCGTTCTGATGTGCCCTGATGGAAAAACCATTGAATCTGAAGCAGCGCACGGTACCGTTACTCGCCATTACAG AGAACATCAAAAAGGGCGACCTACATCAACCAATCCGATCGCATCCATCTTCGCGTGGACGCGTGGTCTAGAACATCGAGCTAAACTAGATAATACCCCTGACCTGGGACGTTTCTCCAATGCTCTGGAAAGAGCTTGCATTGAATGTGTGGAATCTGGAAAAATGACCAAGGATCTGGCAATTTGTATTCATGGTGCTAAAAATACTAAAGAAGGCATGTATTTAAACACTCAAGACTTCCTGGAAGCGATTTCCGAGCAACTGGAACGTTCGTGGAAGAAGAAGTAA